The Sorangiineae bacterium MSr11367 genome window below encodes:
- a CDS encoding MxcI, producing the protein MIRFFRPVSALAALSFLATLSCSGTDDPAPSTEPDGVKPLYALLSLVSTTDSNASYVNLFDSPNITEVSFSRAREFPGSSGIDAVNGKIFVSSGEAPTVMRFGITEALAWKDEGAINFANYGSSAGLWGNGFGNSKGYMTFNSVERVVWDPTTLTIRTQSVAGNNLVRDRDGLLVRAAYDRALVAQGAELYWPYYWSDNDYFRFSQMSQIALYDTGSDQIRNLIDAPCPGLDFASKDEEGNLYFSNWVFAVAQPAFDAGAPQTCTVRVKAGQTTIDPDFRVRFPEVTEGRQGAAFHYIGQGKAFFAVFHHETVRAGTAPRDAIEGNHWRFWSYDMKAGTAKPIDGIDVFAGGYRAAKVDGRTFLLLPRKDYSSTVAYELLADGTVKRLYESVGWAYQFLRVR; encoded by the coding sequence ATGATCCGTTTCTTTCGTCCCGTGTCGGCGCTTGCGGCCCTGTCGTTCCTGGCCACCCTCTCGTGCAGTGGGACGGACGATCCGGCGCCGTCGACGGAGCCCGATGGCGTAAAGCCGCTCTACGCGCTTCTGAGCTTGGTTTCCACGACGGACAGCAATGCCTCGTACGTGAACCTGTTCGACTCGCCGAACATCACCGAGGTCAGTTTCTCGCGGGCCCGCGAATTCCCCGGTTCGAGCGGCATCGATGCGGTCAATGGCAAGATCTTCGTCTCCAGCGGCGAGGCACCGACGGTCATGCGCTTCGGCATCACCGAGGCGTTGGCCTGGAAGGACGAAGGCGCCATCAACTTTGCCAATTACGGCTCGTCGGCCGGACTATGGGGCAACGGATTCGGCAATTCGAAGGGATATATGACCTTCAACTCCGTCGAGCGCGTCGTTTGGGATCCGACGACCCTGACCATCCGCACGCAGAGCGTTGCAGGCAACAATCTGGTGCGCGACCGCGATGGTCTCTTGGTGCGCGCCGCCTACGACCGCGCCCTCGTGGCTCAGGGCGCGGAGCTCTATTGGCCCTATTACTGGTCCGACAACGACTATTTCCGCTTCTCGCAAATGTCGCAAATTGCGCTTTACGACACGGGCTCCGACCAGATCCGCAACTTGATCGATGCTCCATGCCCCGGATTGGACTTCGCCAGCAAGGACGAAGAGGGCAATCTCTACTTCAGCAACTGGGTTTTCGCCGTGGCGCAGCCCGCGTTCGATGCCGGCGCGCCGCAAACGTGCACGGTGCGGGTGAAGGCGGGCCAGACGACCATCGATCCGGATTTCCGGGTTCGCTTTCCGGAGGTGACCGAAGGCCGTCAGGGCGCCGCCTTCCATTACATCGGCCAAGGCAAAGCCTTCTTTGCCGTATTCCACCACGAAACCGTTCGAGCGGGCACCGCCCCGCGCGATGCCATCGAGGGGAATCACTGGCGCTTCTGGTCGTACGACATGAAGGCCGGCACCGCGAAGCCCATCGATGGAATCGATGTGTTCGCGGGCGGCTACCGCGCGGCGAAGGTCGATGGGCGCACGTTTCTGCTGCTGCCTCGCAAAGACTACTCCTCCACCGTGGCCTACGAGCTCCTCGCCGACGGCACCGTGAAGCGCCTCTACGAGTCCGTGGGTTGGGCCTACCAGTTCCTGCGCGTGCGTTAG
- a CDS encoding DUF1428 domain-containing protein, whose amino-acid sequence MAYVDGYVLAVPKSNVEKYREMASKAGAVWREHGALEYRECVAEDVKSGELTSFPQSVMLKPDETVIFAWIVFESRAHRDAVNAKVMSDPRLEGMMSKDDPIFDGKRMIFGGFETLVAV is encoded by the coding sequence ATGGCTTACGTCGATGGTTACGTGTTGGCCGTTCCCAAGAGCAACGTCGAGAAGTATCGCGAAATGGCCAGCAAGGCTGGCGCGGTTTGGCGGGAACACGGCGCATTGGAGTACCGCGAGTGTGTGGCGGAGGACGTGAAATCGGGCGAGCTCACGTCCTTCCCGCAGAGTGTGATGCTCAAACCCGACGAAACGGTCATCTTCGCGTGGATCGTCTTCGAGTCCCGCGCCCACCGCGACGCGGTGAACGCGAAGGTCATGAGCGATCCGCGCCTCGAAGGCATGATGTCGAAAGACGATCCCATCTTCGACGGCAAACGAATGATCTTCGGCGGCTTCGAAACGTTGGTGGCCGTCTAG
- a CDS encoding VOC family protein, whose protein sequence is MRIAFIDHVQLAMPSGREDEARAFYQGILGIPEQAKPAHLAKRGGAWFERGTLKVHIGVEKDFRAATKAHVAFIVEGLFELVSRCKAAGYRVTTDEPLEGFERVYIYDPFGNRLEFMEPTSTWSG, encoded by the coding sequence ATGCGGATTGCGTTCATCGATCACGTGCAGCTCGCGATGCCCTCGGGAAGGGAAGACGAGGCGCGTGCGTTCTACCAAGGCATACTCGGCATTCCCGAGCAGGCCAAACCGGCACACCTCGCCAAGCGCGGTGGCGCATGGTTCGAGCGCGGCACCCTCAAGGTGCACATCGGCGTCGAGAAAGACTTTCGCGCCGCCACCAAAGCGCACGTGGCCTTCATCGTCGAGGGGCTCTTCGAATTGGTCTCTCGGTGCAAAGCCGCGGGCTACCGCGTCACCACCGACGAACCGCTCGAAGGCTTCGAGCGTGTGTACATCTACGATCCATTCGGCAACCGTTTGGAATTCATGGAGCCAACCAGTACATGGTCTGGGTAG
- a CDS encoding GNAT family N-acetyltransferase: MEQRDDVVVFAAGSAPTDEEIHALFAASWPNHEPRSFRPILARSLTWVTARRRGHLVAFVNVVGDGGLHAFILDTTVHPNERRRGLGVRIVRYAAEEARRLGAAWLHVDYEAHLQSFYERCGFGPTAAGLMRL; this comes from the coding sequence ATGGAACAACGAGATGACGTGGTCGTGTTCGCCGCCGGGTCGGCCCCGACCGACGAGGAGATCCATGCCTTGTTCGCGGCGTCGTGGCCGAATCATGAACCGCGATCGTTCCGTCCCATTTTGGCGCGCAGCCTTACGTGGGTGACCGCCCGCCGCCGCGGCCATCTGGTGGCGTTCGTGAACGTCGTTGGAGACGGCGGCCTTCACGCGTTCATCCTCGACACCACCGTACATCCCAACGAGCGGCGACGCGGACTCGGTGTGCGCATCGTGCGGTATGCCGCCGAAGAAGCGCGACGTCTCGGCGCGGCATGGCTGCATGTCGATTACGAAGCCCATCTACAATCTTTTTACGAGCGATGTGGTTTCGGGCCGACCGCCGCGGGGCTGATGCGATTATAG
- a CDS encoding glycoside hydrolase family 5 protein — MKPRYSAVALGACSALVLSSCQASDEATTPSTAQSLAVSRSSVAVSQKQQSWVFRDAGGREVVLRGFNVSGSTKLYENALLPFRNTTDAALSAQAMRDQTGANAIRFLISWEGVQPSADSIGYAYLDRAIAQMREFIQRGIYILVDYHQDLYSAHLFNPGSWYTGDGAPKWVIQAGNYPVENCGACVLWGQNMQSNGAVRQAAYDLWRNRPLSTSAGTVGVQDAFLQQASAAMLYIKQKLTAEEFQGILGFNPFNEPFDGGLDGKSGLEWEKNYLWPFYQRFRTAMDNAGWGAKPAFVEPLVFWNTAIGEEGGLSTVGTFGTKFVFNSHYYDGLRMVIDPSPASDGVYDGAMNRIRTRAASVATAPFVSEFGNRLSGGSSDRTPWMVRAMYQAMDTGVAGSRWWTDAASGGTVLSSTQWHWDIYNGRHHELMNGNPDKVQTEADGWNDEDFSAVKLDAAGKVSLRFDARVLDRLYPTAVAGDTLAFAYEDLARSGYGGSGNQQAWLTVPSSMPNVASLVSGRQFGILVWRESASSAPTELHLPQSFVPATTAVVSDIVRSSSLPASGSVSATAEIGSSSARRVVIAGGSPGAVHFALLVNAASGPAVTSAQLTAANTELAAWKNQRFP, encoded by the coding sequence ATGAAACCACGCTATTCGGCTGTGGCTCTTGGAGCCTGCAGCGCCCTCGTGCTCTCTAGCTGCCAGGCTTCCGACGAAGCCACGACCCCCTCGACCGCGCAATCTCTGGCTGTTTCTCGGTCGTCCGTCGCAGTGTCGCAAAAGCAACAGAGTTGGGTATTCCGCGACGCCGGCGGCCGCGAAGTCGTTTTGCGCGGATTCAACGTGTCCGGCAGCACGAAGCTGTATGAAAACGCTCTTTTGCCATTCCGCAATACCACCGATGCCGCGCTTTCCGCGCAGGCGATGCGCGACCAAACGGGGGCCAATGCCATTCGCTTTCTCATCAGCTGGGAGGGCGTGCAGCCCAGTGCCGATAGCATCGGATACGCCTACCTCGATCGGGCGATCGCGCAGATGCGCGAATTCATCCAACGAGGGATCTACATTCTGGTCGACTACCATCAAGACCTCTACTCCGCACACCTGTTCAATCCGGGCAGTTGGTACACGGGCGATGGCGCCCCCAAGTGGGTGATCCAAGCGGGGAATTACCCTGTCGAGAATTGCGGGGCGTGCGTTCTCTGGGGGCAGAACATGCAGTCGAACGGCGCCGTGCGGCAGGCCGCCTACGACCTTTGGCGCAACCGGCCGCTGAGCACCTCGGCGGGGACGGTGGGCGTGCAGGACGCGTTCCTTCAGCAGGCATCGGCGGCCATGCTGTACATCAAGCAAAAGCTCACCGCGGAGGAGTTCCAGGGCATCCTGGGGTTCAACCCGTTCAACGAGCCGTTCGACGGCGGATTGGATGGAAAGAGCGGCTTGGAATGGGAAAAGAACTACCTATGGCCCTTTTACCAACGCTTTCGCACGGCCATGGACAACGCGGGCTGGGGGGCGAAGCCGGCTTTCGTCGAGCCCCTCGTCTTCTGGAACACGGCGATTGGCGAGGAGGGCGGCCTCTCCACCGTCGGTACGTTCGGGACGAAGTTCGTATTCAATAGCCATTACTACGACGGCCTGCGCATGGTCATCGACCCCTCGCCGGCGTCGGATGGCGTGTACGACGGGGCCATGAATCGGATTCGCACGCGCGCCGCTTCGGTGGCGACCGCGCCCTTCGTGTCCGAGTTCGGCAATCGGCTTTCGGGCGGCAGCAGTGATCGCACGCCCTGGATGGTGCGTGCCATGTACCAGGCCATGGACACGGGGGTGGCTGGCTCACGGTGGTGGACCGATGCAGCCTCCGGCGGCACCGTGCTGTCGTCGACGCAGTGGCATTGGGACATTTACAATGGCCGCCATCACGAGTTGATGAACGGCAACCCCGACAAAGTGCAGACCGAGGCCGATGGGTGGAACGACGAGGACTTCTCCGCCGTCAAACTCGACGCGGCGGGCAAGGTCAGCTTGCGCTTCGACGCGCGCGTGCTCGATCGGCTCTATCCGACGGCCGTGGCGGGGGACACTCTCGCCTTCGCCTACGAAGATCTCGCGCGCTCCGGGTACGGCGGCAGTGGCAACCAGCAAGCGTGGCTGACCGTACCCTCCTCGATGCCCAACGTGGCCTCGTTGGTCTCGGGCCGGCAGTTTGGCATCTTGGTGTGGCGCGAATCGGCATCCAGCGCTCCCACGGAGCTGCACCTCCCGCAATCCTTCGTCCCCGCGACCACCGCCGTGGTCAGCGACATCGTTCGCTCGAGCAGCCTTCCCGCCTCCGGCAGCGTGTCCGCCACGGCGGAAATCGGCTCGAGCTCCGCGCGCCGTGTGGTCATCGCCGGCGGTAGCCCGGGCGCCGTTCACTTCGCGCTCCTGGTCAATGCCGCGAGTGGCCCTGCGGTGACCTCCGCCCAGCTCACGGCGGCCAACACGGAGCTTGCGGCGTGGAAGAACCAGCGATTCCCTTGA
- a CDS encoding NAD(P)H-dependent oxidoreductase — translation MNILIVYAHPEPRSLNGSLKNFSMAVLERAGHRVQVSDLYAMQWKATADAGDFLEHEPETRLRYPAASGEAFANGTQAPEIAAEQAKLVWADVVIFQFPLWWFSMPAILKGWVDRVFAAGFAYNVGEHTPHRYGDRYGEGTLEGKRAMVIMTVGGREAHYGPRGIDGPIEDLLFPIQHGIFFYPGMTVLPPFVVYSADRLKPEGYTAIEAALEQRLVTLATTEPVAYRVQNHGDYEMPGLALKVGLEGKTQGFAMHTRDSSPCIDEPAS, via the coding sequence ATGAACATTCTCATCGTCTACGCGCACCCCGAGCCGCGCTCGCTCAACGGCTCGCTGAAAAATTTCTCCATGGCCGTGCTCGAGCGAGCCGGACATCGCGTGCAGGTTTCCGACCTTTACGCGATGCAATGGAAAGCCACGGCCGACGCAGGCGACTTTCTCGAGCACGAGCCGGAGACGCGGCTTCGGTATCCGGCGGCTTCGGGCGAGGCATTCGCCAACGGCACCCAGGCGCCGGAAATCGCGGCCGAGCAGGCGAAGCTCGTTTGGGCCGACGTCGTCATCTTCCAGTTTCCGTTGTGGTGGTTTTCGATGCCGGCCATTCTCAAGGGCTGGGTCGATCGCGTCTTTGCGGCCGGCTTCGCTTACAACGTCGGCGAACACACGCCGCACCGTTACGGCGATCGCTATGGGGAGGGCACGCTCGAAGGCAAGCGCGCGATGGTGATCATGACCGTCGGCGGCAGGGAGGCGCACTATGGGCCGCGGGGGATCGATGGGCCGATCGAGGATCTGCTTTTCCCAATCCAGCACGGCATCTTCTTTTATCCAGGCATGACCGTGCTGCCGCCGTTCGTCGTGTACAGCGCGGATCGCCTGAAGCCGGAAGGCTACACGGCGATCGAAGCCGCGCTCGAACAGCGCCTCGTGACCCTCGCGACCACGGAGCCCGTCGCGTATCGGGTACAAAATCACGGGGACTACGAGATGCCCGGCTTGGCCCTGAAAGTTGGCCTCGAAGGCAAAACCCAAGGCTTTGCGATGCACACGCGGGATTCGTCGCCCTGCATCGACGAGCCCGCGTCTTAG
- a CDS encoding helix-turn-helix transcriptional regulator, whose protein sequence is MEKLRELKLPDGNTVTFSCPVEATLWVVAGKWKLVILWYLRDRGIMRFSELRRAMPEITQQMLTAQLRELEADGIISRTVHPQVPPKVEYAMTPFGRTLDPLIDEMFRWGKVYIARVRAMNARSK, encoded by the coding sequence ATGGAGAAATTACGCGAATTGAAGCTCCCTGACGGGAACACCGTGACCTTCAGTTGTCCTGTCGAGGCGACGCTTTGGGTCGTCGCGGGAAAATGGAAGCTCGTCATCCTATGGTACCTGCGCGATCGCGGCATCATGCGTTTCAGCGAGCTTCGTCGCGCCATGCCGGAAATCACCCAACAAATGCTCACTGCGCAGCTTCGCGAGCTGGAGGCGGACGGCATCATCTCTCGCACCGTGCATCCACAGGTGCCCCCCAAGGTCGAATATGCGATGACCCCATTTGGCCGCACGCTGGATCCGCTGATCGACGAGATGTTTCGCTGGGGCAAAGTGTACATCGCCCGCGTGCGCGCCATGAACGCGCGCTCCAAGTGA
- a CDS encoding DUF3108 domain-containing protein, giving the protein MQPSKTRYHAEHHGDHPTWHATLYVSVDADTAAGKPVWRRHYRFEELNIQRGGQFEGTTWVDRATLATLKIEDVHIRERARFVFDPQRIVGTQDDGKGHVTPVTIPLSGFVETGPWNGLDLWVLSQPLQAGYRTRVDLIDDLTPGKAPRPFVVSVERIEPVRVPAGEFTAYRVLFDPQDGDQSRRTVYHVRSGGPPLIVRREFIVNPETTATRKRSIGVEELEAVEP; this is encoded by the coding sequence GTGCAACCTTCGAAGACGCGCTACCACGCGGAGCATCACGGCGATCACCCCACGTGGCACGCCACACTGTACGTTTCCGTCGACGCGGACACGGCCGCGGGCAAACCCGTGTGGCGGCGCCACTACCGATTCGAAGAGCTCAACATCCAGCGAGGTGGCCAATTCGAGGGCACGACATGGGTCGACCGCGCGACCTTGGCCACCTTGAAGATCGAGGATGTCCACATCCGGGAGCGCGCCCGCTTTGTGTTCGACCCGCAGCGCATCGTGGGCACCCAGGACGACGGCAAAGGCCACGTCACACCGGTCACCATTCCCCTTTCCGGGTTCGTGGAGACCGGGCCGTGGAATGGACTCGATTTGTGGGTCCTCAGCCAGCCGCTCCAGGCAGGCTACCGCACCCGTGTCGACCTGATCGACGATCTGACACCGGGCAAAGCACCGCGTCCCTTCGTCGTCTCCGTCGAACGCATCGAACCGGTGCGCGTGCCCGCGGGCGAATTCACGGCGTACCGCGTTCTCTTCGATCCGCAGGACGGCGACCAGTCCCGACGCACGGTTTACCATGTTCGCTCGGGCGGTCCGCCGCTCATCGTGCGGCGCGAATTCATCGTCAACCCCGAGACGACGGCCACGCGCAAGCGGAGCATCGGCGTCGAGGAGCTCGAGGCCGTCGAACCTTAG
- a CDS encoding peptidylprolyl isomerase yields MPNVRIETNKGSFEIALDEQRAPKSVANFLAYVDAKAYDGTIFHRVIPKFMAQGGGFDVEYSKRPTNAPVQNEADNGLENLRGTVAMARTSDPHSATSQFFVNVADNDFLNHRSKSAEGWGYTVFGTVVSGMETIDAIVAERTGSGGPFAKDAPLQQVVIQSVRRL; encoded by the coding sequence ATGCCGAACGTCCGGATCGAGACCAACAAGGGAAGCTTCGAAATCGCACTCGACGAGCAGCGCGCGCCGAAAAGCGTTGCCAATTTTCTCGCGTACGTGGACGCGAAAGCGTACGACGGAACCATCTTCCACCGGGTCATTCCGAAGTTCATGGCGCAAGGTGGCGGTTTCGATGTCGAGTACTCCAAACGGCCCACGAACGCGCCCGTGCAGAACGAGGCGGACAACGGCCTGGAGAATCTCCGCGGCACCGTCGCGATGGCCCGTACGAGCGATCCGCACTCGGCGACGTCGCAGTTCTTCGTCAACGTCGCCGACAACGACTTTCTCAATCACCGCAGCAAGTCGGCGGAAGGATGGGGCTACACCGTCTTTGGCACCGTGGTCTCGGGCATGGAGACCATCGACGCCATCGTCGCCGAGCGCACCGGCTCGGGTGGACCCTTCGCCAAGGACGCGCCGCTGCAGCAAGTGGTCATCCAGTCCGTACGGCGCCTGTAG
- a CDS encoding SDR family oxidoreductase, producing the protein MAQSLAGKVALVTGATRGAGRGSAVQLGAAGATVYVTGRSSGSHRSEMNRPETIEETAALVTAAGGRGIPVQVDHLVPEQVRALVDRIRTEQGALHVLVNDIFGLTKMEWNKPVWECDLEGGLHLLRLAVDTHAITSHFALPLLIEKPGGLVIEMTDGTDEYNAKNYRVSFFYDLAKAAVNRMAFALAHEVKAHEAAAVSLTPGWLRSEAMLEAYGVTEANWLDATKRQPHFAIAESPAYVGRAVAALAADPEVARWNGQSLSSGQLAKIYGFTDLDGSQPDAWRYMVEVQDAGKPADVTGYR; encoded by the coding sequence ATGGCTCAATCGCTGGCAGGAAAAGTGGCATTGGTCACGGGGGCGACTCGGGGGGCGGGGCGGGGCTCGGCCGTGCAGCTGGGGGCGGCTGGGGCGACGGTCTACGTCACGGGTCGATCGAGCGGTTCGCACCGTTCGGAAATGAACCGTCCGGAAACGATCGAGGAAACGGCAGCCCTCGTGACCGCGGCGGGGGGCCGGGGTATCCCGGTCCAAGTCGACCACCTCGTGCCCGAACAGGTGCGCGCGCTCGTGGACCGTATCCGCACCGAGCAAGGGGCGTTGCACGTGCTGGTCAACGACATTTTTGGCCTCACCAAGATGGAGTGGAACAAGCCCGTCTGGGAGTGCGATCTCGAGGGAGGGCTTCACCTTTTGCGTCTGGCGGTGGATACGCACGCCATCACGAGCCACTTCGCGCTGCCGTTGCTCATCGAGAAGCCTGGCGGCCTGGTGATCGAGATGACCGATGGCACGGACGAGTACAATGCCAAGAATTATCGCGTATCGTTCTTTTACGATTTGGCCAAGGCCGCGGTGAATCGCATGGCTTTCGCGCTCGCACACGAGGTGAAGGCGCACGAGGCGGCCGCCGTTTCCCTCACGCCGGGCTGGCTGCGATCCGAGGCGATGCTCGAGGCCTACGGCGTCACCGAGGCGAACTGGCTGGATGCCACGAAGCGCCAACCGCACTTCGCCATCGCGGAGAGCCCCGCATACGTCGGCCGCGCAGTGGCCGCCCTCGCTGCCGATCCCGAGGTGGCGCGCTGGAACGGGCAATCACTCTCCAGCGGACAACTGGCGAAGATCTACGGCTTCACCGATCTCGATGGAAGCCAGCCCGACGCATGGCGATACATGGTCGAAGTGCAAGACGCCGGAAAACCGGCCGACGTGACCGGCTATCGCTAG
- a CDS encoding redoxin family protein, whose amino-acid sequence MLKSIHVLASAALLGCSACGGSSSPPQAPSPTTTTTAAEPAREARSSVESLYGKPAPEWQPESWINSPPLRLADLRGKVVLVRWWTAGCPYCSATAPALRQFDREYGSKGLVVVGMYHHKDEGPFEPSVYRDTAKRYGFTFPLAFDKDWRTLKTWMNGVDTGWTSVSFLLDKKGVVRHVHPGGQYVEGDAAHAKLKATIAQLLAES is encoded by the coding sequence ATGCTCAAGTCCATCCACGTTCTCGCCAGCGCGGCGCTTCTTGGCTGTAGCGCCTGTGGCGGTTCCTCTTCACCGCCGCAAGCGCCTTCTCCAACGACCACGACGACCGCCGCCGAACCCGCGCGAGAGGCGCGCTCCAGCGTCGAATCCCTTTACGGCAAGCCTGCCCCGGAGTGGCAACCCGAGTCGTGGATCAACTCGCCCCCGCTTCGCCTCGCGGATCTTCGCGGCAAGGTGGTGCTCGTGCGATGGTGGACGGCGGGTTGCCCGTATTGCTCGGCCACCGCGCCGGCGCTGCGGCAGTTCGATCGCGAGTATGGCTCAAAGGGCCTCGTGGTCGTGGGCATGTACCACCACAAGGACGAAGGCCCCTTCGAGCCGAGCGTCTACCGCGATACGGCCAAGCGTTATGGCTTCACGTTCCCGCTCGCCTTCGACAAAGATTGGCGCACGCTGAAAACCTGGATGAACGGGGTCGACACCGGTTGGACCAGCGTCAGCTTCCTGCTCGACAAGAAAGGCGTGGTGCGGCACGTCCACCCCGGCGGCCAATACGTCGAGGGTGACGCAGCCCACGCCAAGCTCAAAGCCACCATCGCCCAGCTATTGGCCGAATCTTGA
- a CDS encoding ABC transporter substrate-binding protein: MFVLLTACGESSSDASSEPDSAGEDLAKTQQLNVSVFPGASNWPLWVANEKGFFSRERLRVDVSPTPNSVEQMTGLIDGRIDIALTAIDNIVAYREGQAPVPVLGPDLVAVMGIDHGFLRVISQPAIRTYDDLRGKTVSVDAPATGFAFVLYELLDRAGLKYGSDYSIASAGGTASRYQALMRGEQSATCLTPPYDVQAEAAGYTRLDTAVEVLGSYQGLVAGVRQSWARANRRAMISYIVAYRNAVNWLYDSRHEAEAIAIFGRNLPDVPPDVAASVYRAFFVDPNGIFQDGAIKVDGTRMVLALRSKYAVPQKTLTDPTLYIDSSFLESASSR; this comes from the coding sequence ATGTTCGTTTTATTGACGGCGTGCGGAGAGTCTTCCTCCGACGCGAGCTCCGAGCCTGACAGCGCGGGCGAGGACCTGGCCAAAACGCAGCAACTGAACGTAAGTGTGTTTCCCGGCGCCTCCAATTGGCCGCTCTGGGTGGCGAATGAGAAAGGGTTCTTTTCGCGCGAGCGACTCCGGGTGGATGTGAGTCCGACGCCGAACTCCGTTGAACAAATGACGGGGCTCATCGATGGGCGCATCGACATTGCGCTCACGGCGATCGACAACATCGTGGCGTACCGCGAGGGGCAGGCCCCGGTACCGGTGCTCGGACCGGATTTGGTCGCCGTCATGGGCATCGACCATGGCTTTCTCCGCGTCATATCGCAGCCCGCCATACGCACGTACGACGATTTGCGCGGCAAGACCGTTTCGGTCGACGCCCCGGCGACGGGATTTGCCTTCGTTCTTTACGAACTGCTCGACCGCGCGGGGTTGAAATATGGAAGCGATTACTCGATCGCGAGTGCCGGTGGGACGGCGAGCCGTTACCAGGCATTGATGCGGGGCGAGCAGTCGGCCACCTGCCTCACCCCGCCTTACGACGTTCAGGCGGAGGCGGCGGGATACACGCGACTCGATACCGCCGTCGAGGTTCTCGGCTCGTACCAGGGGTTGGTGGCCGGTGTTCGCCAATCGTGGGCTCGTGCGAACCGCCGCGCGATGATCTCGTACATCGTCGCCTATCGAAATGCCGTGAACTGGCTTTACGATTCCCGACACGAGGCGGAGGCCATCGCGATCTTCGGCCGCAACTTGCCCGATGTGCCCCCGGACGTGGCGGCCAGCGTGTACCGCGCATTCTTCGTGGACCCGAACGGCATCTTTCAGGATGGAGCCATCAAGGTCGACGGGACACGCATGGTGCTCGCGTTGCGCTCGAAGTACGCGGTGCCGCAGAAGACGCTCACCGATCCCACGCTCTATATCGATTCAAGTTTTCTCGAGTCCGCATCATCGCGATGA